The DNA window ttataaacttcTTTATGCCACGGAGTGGAAAGATGAGCTCAAGCGGATTGGAGTTATTAAACATGATATGTGAAAATCGGCCAAGGGGAGTTAGTACGCTATTACATTATCACTATAAGTTTTCCTACAACGGCCTGGTGCTCTATCAGTATCGCAAACTGCAGcattttaatagtaataaacTACGTATATGCATTTTATTGCCATGTAGAAAGCAGATAATGATTTTCGCTTGCCTGTTTATTTTACGAAGCTTCCATTGCGCTCACATTTTGTAATGTCAAAAGCTCCTGGAGGTTGGACTCGTGAACAGCCATTACATAGGATCGTCAGCAGGACGTTAGGCAATTAAATTTACAACATGATTATTATTTAGAATGTGAATTCATGTCTTGCAGCCAAAAGTTTCAATTAGCATCCAATGGAAAAAGTatcttcttattttatttttgtttgaTTACAACCATGAACCCGGGGGGTTTTGTGGGTTAGGTATGAATCATACTGTGGCCCAAGACCACTAAAGCGCTTTGTTGTGTGCTGCATGAGAATCACGCTCGAATAGCTGCCCAGTGTGGCAAAAGCAGACTATATAGTAGAAAGAAGCAGACCTGGCCACTTATTCTTCTGAAAGAAAAATTCGACCAAGATTGCCATCTGCTTAAGCTCCAAAATGTCAGAGATGCGCGCCCACACCCGGTTCTTGGGAGAGTTGCTGGATACGATACGAAGCTATCGCGATGCATGCAATTATTTGGACCGTCGTTTTCAACCGCGCTCAGTGCGCGCGTTTCGGGGAACGCCAGAGCTATCAACACGGCGACAAGAAGGCATGCCAACccgagaagatggagagccaCGCGCCGCGTTTACCAGCCATGTAGGTCTACGCCAAGGGTCCAGAAATCGTCCTGCCTCCgattgcggcggcggcgacacTGGCACAGGTACCCAAGCCAACTCTTCTGTATGCGCCAAGTCAGACAGCTTTTGAATAGGGTCTCGCCTAAGCTCACCGTCCCGCTAGGAAGCAGTGGG is part of the Trichoderma atroviride chromosome 1, complete sequence genome and encodes:
- a CDS encoding uncharacterized protein (antiSMASH:Cluster_1.1), yielding MNPGGFVYAKGPEIVLPPIAAAATLAQVPKPTLLKQWGWFTLGWPFKHQAAEYLAYRAHRETVGLRLSHG